A stretch of Suncus etruscus isolate mSunEtr1 chromosome 9, mSunEtr1.pri.cur, whole genome shotgun sequence DNA encodes these proteins:
- the PTPRCAP gene encoding protein tyrosine phosphatase receptor type C-associated protein, with product MAPPSPPQGLAVWGLGMLLALPGVQGSGKAGAGASSTTVVLLLLLLLLLLTSLALAWRRLSRDSNGYYHPARLGAALWGRTCRLLRASPAGHWLWAQAEPDPESQEEQPNAGEGSWDGAEEPGAAEGPGPQRTQELTEDTDRDRDHDRDEDDQEQEALGLGVQGPAGAGGSSEALLSGLQAFAGSAAWDDSGAAEGNQALHVTAL from the coding sequence ATGGCCCCACCGTCTCCCCCACAGGGCCTGGCCGTCTGGGGGCTTGGGATGTTGCTGGCCTTGCCTGGGGTGCAGGGCTCGGGCAAGGCCGGGGCCGGGGCCAGCTCGACCACTGTAGtcctgttgctgctgctgctgctgctgctgctcacgAGCCTGGCGCTGGCCTGGCGCCGCCTGAGCCGGGACTCGAACGGCTACTACCACCCGGCCCGTCTGGGCGCTGCACTCTGGGGCCGCACCTGCCGCCTGCTCCGGGCCAGCCCCGCCGGCCACTGGCTATGGGCCCAAGCCGAGCCGGACCCCGAGTCCCAGGAGGAGCAGCCTAACGCGGGAGAGGGCAGCTGGGATGGCGCCGAGGAACCGGGGGCTGCAGAAGGACCTGGCCCGCAGCGCACCCAGGAGCTGACCGAAGACACTGACCGGGACCGGGACCACGACCGGGACGAGGACGATCAAGAGCAGGAGGCCCTGGGCCTTGGTGTGCAGGGTCCGGCAGGCGCCGGGGGCAGCTCTGAGGCCCTGCTCAGTGGCCTACAGGCCTTTGCTGGCAGTGCAGCCTGGGACGACAGCGGGGCAGCGGAGGGGAACCAGGCCCTCCATGTCACGGCGTTGTAG